The DNA sequence CAACTATACCGAGATAGTGAATAgtgtaaataaaaattaatcatTCATTCCCCTACCATACAGACACTGACAGGAGATGACACAAACATACGCGGGTTCAAGCGCAGTTTGGGGAAAGGATATAGATGTGACCGTCATGGCTGCCGGTGTAGATGTAGGATCTTCCCTCTGATGTGTGCACAGTCAGACATTGAATTGACTTACTGTGTCCCTAGAGaagtaatataaaaaaaaaaccacaaggGTGAATATAGAATCCGGCGATTAAGAATACAATTAAGGGTATACATTTACAGAAGTGTTAAATTACTGAAGCATTTCATTTGGGTGGGAGGATCCGAGCATCACGGCAaatataaaagcattcagaATCATTTCAGAATTGCGATACTTTCAGATTGGAAATAAGTCGGTGTTTGTGCGGTTACAAAGAACTATTTATGAAAAAActgcctttgtttttttttgctttagtgGTCATTGACACAAATACACTAAAAAAGAACagcaataatacaaaaacaaaaaatagcttTAGTCGTTCACTCTGCTGTTTAAgacaagtgtgtgtgcttgcatatacattacatttacattaatggcatttggcaggcggtcttatccagagcagttgatcagactaagcaggggacaatcctcccctggagggccttgctcaagggcccaatggctgtgcggatcttattgcgggaCTGTGTGTCTCCGgtcacataccttaaccactacgctacaggccgcccttgtacgtgtgtgtgcgtgtgtgtagtatTAAAGGGTTCAGAGTAGGGGCGTTAGTCTTAAACTTTTTATTCAAAAGTTTATACAGAAAAGTATGTTCAGTATGTTCCCTTCCCTAATTCCCCAATTAATCAGTCTTACTGGCGATTCCTCCATGCAATTCATAAGCCGCCTTATTCTGTGGGAAAACTTTCccttaaatcaatattttgttttttaatgcgAACAGCAACAATTtttcaaagtttttcagagAAGAGTATTAGCTTATTAGCTAGTATCCCTGTTACACAACCCTACCCGGCTATCGGTTTGTCATGTGTTATTTCATCTGtcatcatttaaatattttcacattataaTCCATGGTTCAGCGTAGGGGTGGGAGCAAATCAGAAAGTGATAATTTAGAGAAAATGGTGTGGTCCCTCCCATAGTTCAGAGCCAAATTTCTTCTATATGACACACACGATATAGGCTCATGGGGCTGAAAACAGTACATTCACAACAGCCACACTGAAGCACCTAGGCTatagaaccacaaaccttccagctcccagtcaagcaccaaGGCTatagaaccacaaaccttccaggacccagtcaagcacctAGTCTATCAGCTACCCAATCACTCCACCGGGGGAGGAGAAGTGATGGTGCCAGGAGGTTTTGGGTCACCTTGAGAATCCGTAGGGGCCGGTCGGGGTTGTTCTTGTCCAGGTAGTTGATGTAGCCGGAGAGGGAGACGCTGAGCAGGTGCTCATTCTGCCACAGGCAGCCCAGCTGCTGGTCGTTCACCTCACTGCCCATGTTGAAGGTGGTGACCGCCGTGTTGCTAGCCACGTCCCACAGCTTCACGGTCTTGTCCCCCGAGGCTGAGATCAACTGGGTGCTGTCGGGGCTCCAGCTAACCTGTAGGGAAGGATTAGAGGGTGTTCAGCAGTCTGGTAATTATCtctaccatcatcatcatcacggTTACAATCTCGATCACAACCATCATCGttaccatcaccatcaccacttATCAGCTTtacaaacatcatcatcatcatcataaccatTACCATTTCTACCACCACCAGCACCCTCactattatcatcatcaccaccattagCAATaccaccaacatcatcatcTTTCATTTCCACTAGTGTTCACCATTCTCCGGAAAAGGCCATGGCATTCCCTTGACAGTGTGCTCTTGTGATGACTTGCCCCATCAGTGGGTCAGTTGTCACATTAGATTTTTCAAGAAATAACAACACAACCAAGTCATTGTGAATGTTGTTTGTTCCGTTTAAAATTCTAAACCGAATAGAACTTCATCAAAGGACCAGTGGGGCCGGATCTAGGAGGTGCGCCATTGATGGTACGGAACTCAGCTAAAAGCCTGTCTTGTGTAGTCCAAGGATTTGTCTGCTGCTCTAAACTATATGTAtagataataataatccattATACAATATCATTGTTACTATTACTGTACAAAAAGATAGTTGCTCATTAAATAATGTGACAAGGAGCTAGTCCTAGGTATCAATTTATAGTGGAACAACTTATTCCAAACTGATGTGTGCCAATTAGGGCTATTCTTACCTAAAAAAAGTTTTAGAATATGAAGGAcccttttgtattattatttttttttttacttttaaaggcTTTTAAAACTATCCTCACCTCATATTAGTGTGATTTTGACCACATTTActgtaaacaggaagttgaaCCCAGAACTCAAAGCCACACAAAATGGCCATGCAACATTTGAGGTAGTGCCCCTTGTTTTAGAAGTATGATAACTTACTCATGTGACTCATAActtacccctctctcccctaaGCAGTATTCTCTCTCATAACGCCACCACTCTACTTTATTTTCACAGAGCTCCAACCTGGTGAACTTTCACTTTGTTGCAGGGTTGCACTGGACACTTACCGCATAGATGCCTCCTTTGTGGGCCTGATCACCGCCCAGAGAAGCAATCATCGTCTCCGAGTCCTTTCCGTCAAAGATTGCGATctgatttaaatgaaaaacgGAAGAGACTGTGTAAACATGGGTATACGTGAGGCCGCTAAGGACCCGGGCtaaacattttccacagaagCTTCCTGTGGGAGAAATTAtcccactgaaaaaaaaaaggattctaAACAAAAGTTCTCCTGCCTGCATTCCAAAACTTGCTGCACTAGAAAGCCATTTCTAGTGCAGCCGTATTAGTCCATTACTTTCTATCATAcacatattaatgctttatacaatgcaaacattttccATTTGTGAGCAATGTTTAATGTTCATGGATGATTGTTATCAGAACATCTCTGTCCATCATGACACCCGTTTACACTGTCCGATAGAGACTGCAAAACCAGGCTGCTTTAAGTATAGGTACGGCCTTCGGTCAGTGTAATCGTCCGTTTCAGAGATCCTGGTTTCGCTTAAATCGGGAGGTAGAGCAGAAAGGGGGTACTTACCTTACCATCGGAGCCAGCTGCAGCATAGCGACTTCCGTCCGGAGAGAAGCGGACGCAGTTCACAAATCCCTTGTTCtcctgggaattttgcacaggGAAAATATGGATAAGGACAATTGATTCATTAGAACATTCCTTGCTGCATCACATGAATTGCTCAGAGGGCGCGTCCAACCACTTTCCCTCTTACTAGGGCAAGGCAAGTCCAAATCCCATCTAAAAGGGGTGTGGgtgcagttgtttttttttttaaactcagcCCTAAAAACCATGCGGCACGTTCAATCGGAAAACGTGCTACGGTTTCTGCGTTGAACGATACGTTTCCTCTCAATGGTGTGCAACAAGCTTTGAGTTATGTTGCCTCCCATTTGGTGGGTGTATCTCAGTGATGAAGTAGACCTATGCTTTAAAGCCTAGAGAACGACTTCTCAGACGCCATAGGAGTACAATGTCGGTGAGTCCgcccacggtttgcaacaggTTCAATGTGCCGCTGTTTCCGTTGAACATAAACATTTTGCTACGTTTTGTCGGGCCTGAACGTGGCCCTGATTCTACTTAACAAGGTCTTCATTGACAATCATATGATAGGATTAGTTCATTACTTCAGGTGTTGCAGTattagggtagggtagggtagggaTCCACTACCATTACAAAATGAACGAcaatatcaacatcatcattacCTTCATCccttaatgagaggtcagaatTCAATGGTAATGAATGGAAAGAGTTTATTGCTACCATAAATCTCCACGTGTTGACTGTGTCCTTTAATATCCCAGAGAGTCTGCCAAACAATTTACAACCTGTTAAACGAACCCTTTGGCAGGTGCTAATGGGTCAGGAACTCCGTCCgtaattaagttttttttttatttacctgCCAGAGCTCATCTGCAGtgacagttacagttacatcTGACCTACTTCCTCTGGTTTATCTGGTACAATTTACAAGAGCCGCTTTGCATTCACATAGAGTTCAGGGACAGAACATGAAGAATTTGTTCCATCCATGCAAAGGTAAAGATACTGATGGAAATCACAATATTAGAAGGAGGGAAGGTAAATAATATTTCGCAAGTGCAGGGAGCAGGAAGTAGACCCAATGTTTACCGAGATATGGCTCATCACTACGTTACCATTTTGACACTGGTGTTACTTCCCTCTAAAACAGCGTTCATATCATTTGAGCAGCGTACAGCATGCTGTAAAAGAAAATGCCAACGGTCGTGGAATGAAATTGAGGAGCAGCAGTGTTAGGCAAGCTGTGCTCCTGATAGAACATGTTCAGACAAGTCACACTCATTCCAGGAGTtcttcagagagaaagagagaggggggggatagAGCTAGTCCACTGCTGATTATAGAAGCGGTTTGAAATCCAGGCTCTTGAGCCACATTCCACAGTCATTTGTCTGAAGGATTGGTAAACACCCAATTCAAAGTGAAtgattgcacacacacaaaaaaagaaaaaaaatgttcagcaAGAGAAGTGAATGCAAAGTGgttttaacattaacattaaactTTAACATTAATCCTTGAAGCCGGTTAAAAAGCGTTCTGGCCAAAAATGTTGTGGCAGTGGTCAAGGCAAATCCAAGCCCATTCACCTCAAAGCACTTTGAACAGCGCTTTTAAGTGCTGTTGGTTAGCACTGTTCTCTCCAGCAAACAGCCATCAATGTGTGCAAAAGCTCTTATGCATGTACGGTATCGGTATCAATAATCTGCATTAAATCAGGAAAATGAATATCCCAAATAAACGGTTTCCAGAAACTGAAGAAAAGGTCAATGACAGGGCAGGGCAGTACCTTCGTCTGCAGCTTCCATCTGAAGGGCGGCCCTTCGAAGAACGCGGCGGTGCCGTCGTCGCTGCCACTGGCCAGTCGGTATGGACGGGTCTGCTTAATGTCCACGCTGTTCACACGCTTTGTATGTCCGGAGATCTCTCCCACAGAGGAACCAGAGTCCCACAGAAACACTGCCGTGAACCTGCCAGGACGAAACATCAGATTACATCACTCATTTAACGGGCTCAGAGACGCACCCTGAAGAGCACCTGGTTCGGTTAGCCATTTTAAGTATGAACTACTATTTTTTagccagaaaaataaaaaagatgagAGAAGTTTCAATCGACTATTTCTCTCATCTTTTTCTGGCTCTTTtatctactcctagctccatcCTTTGGGAGAGGGTCTCAGATTTTGTCCAAAGTTTATCTATATAATATTTGGGTCCCTAAGGCCTGTATATTTTACATCAAttccaatgttttttattcttttggcCCTCGATATTCATTTTTACTCAAAAATTCCTGTTTAGGAATTAATACCTTGAAAAGTATTATTCCCAGCCTCACCAAACTTGGTATGACGGAGGACAAACATGTTCTCAGGCAAAGCTATACTGAGGCAAACAAAAAGAATCCTGAAATGGTTTTCTGCCATAGGTCAAATATCTCTCAAATATGTGTCTATATGGACAGGGGTGTATACTGGCGTACAGGTAGTCAGACAATTAAAGCAGAATAATTGCTTGGAGTTCTGCGCCCCTGATCTAAAcagtttttttgcattcttatGGCTAATGCTATATTTGATTTGGCTCCACAGAAAGAGACAAATAGAATGGAATGAAAAACTATGCCAGCTTtatgtcataaaaaaaaaaacaaaaaaaaaaacactgtgttAAAAGGACGTTTTTGAATGCAGAAAATCCAGGATGTCCTGTCACAGCTCAGTATATAATGACGGGTAATGTTTACAGTGGAGGTTTAATGATCTGAGGCCTTGCACGGACTCTTAAATTAGACTTAACCACAGCCCGGATCGGAGTGCATCTGTAAGGAAGGGCGCTTTGGAGATGCATCTCCTTTTGGAGATGTGCCTCACTTCTCCTAGTGTGTCGGTACTAGGCCTGCCCGTTAACTTCAAAGGGTCCTTCACCTGTCTTTTTTGTTATGCTGCCAGTGCCAACATCTGCCccccattaaataaattaagggTTGATACTgagaaaaccaaacaaaatatgAGAAACGCATCTCGCAGGGAACTGAGAAGATGTGGACTGAGGAGTTACGGGACCCGATACCACTGTACATCAGTTAGTGTAACAGAAACACGTCTTGCCAGCTTTCAAACCAGTTATGGCTAGTCTTCACAGGGTCTCAGTTTAGCCTAGGCCAGTGGTTCCCAATACTCCCTCCTCCCCGATCCAGGTATTTGATGCATTCCACCTGAATCATcaagcagatgctcttatcttgAGCAACCTGCTGGATTATCATTTTCTAACAATTCATATGCAGATAAAGCATGTCACTCAATGGCACACCACAATATTGGCAGAGCATCAACTGGGAATTAAACTTCTGCTTTACACCGATCTGCATTATTCCTAACCATTCCACCACACTGCACCCACAGGAAAGGAGTGATCTACAGACATGAAGCTGCAACTGCTGCTGGACACTACTGGATTTTAATTATTCGCAACACAACCACCTGGGTTCCTCTCTGCCATTTTGGCCAAATGACATCACATCTTCGAAACGTAATTGAAAAGGGGCAGATAAGATGATGGTCAGAGCCAGAATCGGACGGAGAGGCATTTGAAGGATATTGCAAAGGCCAGAATGGAATGAAGAATGTGCCTTAAGGTAGAGGACACCTCTTTCTGAACATATGGAAGATGCAGGAAACATTCCAGGAAAGATTTAACAAGATACCTTTCACACCTCTTTTGCTGTTAAAACCGTGTCTGTTGCAATTGGGAAACGCCTTCACCCACGGAATATGTTAATATGCAATATATGCCATATAACCAAGAGTGACACAGACTCCTGACTGAGAACTCACTTTCCTCGCCCCTGACCAACAACAGCAATCCGCTTGTTGTCCTCTGTCCAGGCGATGTCCTTGATTGGCCCTGAAAGGGGCTGGTACTCATACTTCAGCAGGTGCTCCTTCTGGGTCGTGTCCCAGATCCGGATCTTACCCGACATATCTGAGCACAGGACAGTAAAGTGCACCCTTTAAGGCAATATGATCAAAGCATGGAACTGTTCtatcaacaaaagaaaaatgtacatacatgtaatttcatttaattgtcATACTTTGAACCAAAGCTAGCAATTTCACACTGATACCACCATTTTATATTTACTGGCTTACATCCCTCAATCTGTACAGTGTATTTACAGGTATGTCAGAATTTTAAAACGGATTAAAAAGATATATATGGATGAGCATAGAATAGAATGAGACAACAACactagcaaaaaataaaaaataataatgtatgaGAACAGCCTGCAGGCTTTAAGGTCATGATATTCGCATTTACATTGCAGTCCATTTTCTGTATAGCTAAGTACATTTTTTGGAAGCTGGATCATTACTTGAGCAATTAAAAATTGTACCTTGACCTGGGCTACCATACCAGCATATCATATAGGAATCATACCAGACTGGCTATATGTCAGTTCCTTACCTCAAAGCCAGCcactcaaaataaatgtttgggacacaaaGGCTGCTGTTCGTACCTCCTGAAGCGATGTAATAGCCGCTGGGCGCATACTTGGCAACATTGACTGGATGAGCGTGCTGGGTGTAAACATCTGCAATTGCCGGGTTCTGCCAAAAACAGAATTTAGTGTCAGACTCCATCTCTAGAATTTGAGCTCACTGCTGAAGTATGAATTTGCATTAACGATTGGTAACCaagataaatatttgaaattcgTGGATAAAAGTTCCAGCTCCTTTCTATTCGTCGGAAAGCGCACTGTTGGTAGTCAAAAGCATCCATTTGTCGTAGTGATTATATGCATCCAATACTTAcatactgtagcctatctatATGAGCACAATCTGATGGATAAATAAGCGCatgttcaaataaatgaaacactACAAAACATGTCAAACTTACATTGATGTCCCTGATGATAACGCACTTTCCGTTGGTGTACAGAAAGTTGTTGCCTTTGGGATCACCTCCAATGACTTTTGCAACGCCTCTCTCCATCTGAGGgagactggcaaacactcgttCTACGCACGCACGGCGAGAAAATCAGAGAAACGAAAAAACAGCATTCAAACTACAATTTTAAGACTTGACGTCAAGTTGGGCAGCCATCATCATACATTCACGATAGCGTATGAAATTGAACAagcatatttacaatataaatATTACTGGATGGCTTAAGTGTGGTAAGAAGGTTACATTAGCCATCTAGCCTGGAACGTTTTTGCATTGGACAATTGCAAAGAAGTCAGCAATAAATAGCAATATCTCAATAGCTCATTAGCAAAGTAGCTTTTGGTAGCGTGTTAATCGAGCTGCTATGCAATTTGGGAAACTTTCACAGTAAATATTATTTAGAGAGCCAACAATGCCCTCAGACAGACTGATCTCAGTCATAGCCGGACAGGAAAGCACTCAGCTAATTCAAGAAGTAGACTCCCAAGATCCATCTTAATGTCGACCACTGCTGTTAAACCTTCTAGAGTTAGCTAAACAGGCCTCCACGTCCTGTTGGATCTGTCATGTCATAACAATGCGCTCCATATTTCCGCATTGTACAAATGGCGATACAAGGTTTGCCTAGTTAGCCAGGCTAGCTACTTTAATACATTGGAACCCGGGTTCCTTCAGAAAGGAGAATAATACACGAAGATGTTTCAAGATCTTTGCCGACAGTGCAAAACAAAAAGCCAGcaaatacaatgaaaataatgcagatGCAAGCAGTCACCAAGCCTTGGGCAAAAACAAGGCGCAATGGGCGAGGTTGCTCATAGCGTAGGCAATTCAGACGACAGCTCTCTagctaacgtttttttttttttttgattttttgaaCACTGACTCTACGCTAGCCAAGAAGCTAGTTAATTGGTCTCCAGAGAAATACATTCCGGAACTAGCATGCAaactgaacaaataaaataacagcatATCTTGTTGACTCTGCAACGACTTACTTAATTCGTGGTCCATTTTTGTTTGTATGGTGTCAATCTCTCCGAATGAATGGAAAACCAAGCCTCTCGTATCCTTCCGTCCCTGCCACCGGCTGGTCTAGACTCGCCTAATCGCACAACACGGAAGCCAACGCCGCACAAGGTTTGCTTGGCTTTGCCCATATATAGTAAAGTCGACTCAGATACGAGCAGCTGTCCCCAACCTGCGCTCACTAGCCTACCGAGGAAATGACGTTTGCTGGATAGCCTAGATTTAGGGAAGCCCCACTTGGGAACAGTTAGTGCATAATATGCCTATATAGCAATACTTTTGCGGATCTACGTGGAATccaatgtatgtatgtatatgtagtgtatatataaaacattttttatttttttacattgtattttttGCCCACCATCGCTGCAAGTTCTATCTATTGGTCGCTCACAATACAATAATCTTTGAAATCACTACCTTGAAAATACTGAGATGACGTCAGTGTTCATGACGTTACCTGTAGCATCAGACCCTAACATTGCCCTATTGATAATGGACCGCTGCATTAATCCTTTAAGGCAGGCGTTCTCAAACAGGGGGCGCATACTGTGTATGCGGTTTTCGTTCCaatcacaattgcaatcccagaatttgaAGAAACTGTTAATTTTTCATAACGTTTCTTGTTTTGAGGATTATTTGCCCTCTTAAACCATATAATGTCAGAAATAACTATGCATCCCATGAAGAATGAAAGCTCCATATGCACATTGTGCTATAGTACAAATGGTTACATAGAGAGGTAAAGAAACAAAGGGTTACATAACCCATGAATGAAGAGTAACATGCCATCATATGGGTCAAGCCTCTCAGAGGTTGAGCTCTTAGGAGACAGAAATAATAACTTAAGgctatccactttgcccccttgtggttgagttgtcggcatctcaaattattgttgcattattattaatatatcatACAAAAGACTGTGAAGTAATAAAACAGCAAAATGAGCTCTCCACTcacgagaacagcagtttagatgcttatcagccccGTATTTGCAATGCAGTAACTGCAATAACTCCAGTTTACCCCATTCCACActcacggtttacaaccctcacgtcgccacagactcagaagaacaaaaatatacaattcagaagttccattagtaaacacattgtttgtttttttcttagctcacttttattccatATCCAGATGACATATTTCTATCGGTTTGGTACAAAcataagtttgttttgcaaattattttatagcgacatatttatgaaatggtggcacggatggtgcagtgggtagcactgtcagCAAGGAACATGCCTCTCtgcgcatgttctccccatgttcgcgtgggttttctccgggtactccggtttcctcccacagtccaaagacatgcaggttaggctgattggagagtctaaattgcccataggtatgagtgtgtgagtgaatggtgtgtgtgccctgcgatggactggcgacctgtccagggtgtattcctgcctttcgcccaatgtatgctgagatgggctccagcccccctgcgaccctgttcaggataagcgggttcagataatggatggatggatatttatgAAACCAAATATCTaatgttgaagtttatttcgtaatcagccatttttgagaaaactatatttttgctGGGACTACATCTAAGTGAATG is a window from the Conger conger chromosome 8, fConCon1.1, whole genome shotgun sequence genome containing:
- the wdr1 gene encoding WD repeat-containing protein 1, whose translation is MDHELKRVFASLPQMERGVAKVIGGDPKGNNFLYTNGKCVIIRDINNPAIADVYTQHAHPVNVAKYAPSGYYIASGDMSGKIRIWDTTQKEHLLKYEYQPLSGPIKDIAWTEDNKRIAVVGQGRGKFTAVFLWDSGSSVGEISGHTKRVNSVDIKQTRPYRLASGSDDGTAAFFEGPPFRWKLQTKENKGFVNCVRFSPDGSRYAAAGSDGKIAIFDGKDSETMIASLGGDQAHKGGIYAVSWSPDSTQLISASGDKTVKLWDVASNTAVTTFNMGSEVNDQQLGCLWQNEHLLSVSLSGYINYLDKNNPDRPLRILKGHSKSIQCLTVHTSEGRSYIYTGSHDGHICYWDAESGESDGFCGKGHSNQVSKMAVNQSGQLVSCSMDDTVRQTGLDKKDYGASDVVKMDVQPQWVSVGPDGYVVVVCINQLVLLKDGKRVFTLGDLDYDPTAVAVHPANGDVAVGGSDRKVHLYSIQGNTLKDEGKTLETEGAVTDTVYSHDGAFLAASDDKKAIVVFTVAEGYAVKGEFYAHHAKVMCLAWSPDNEHFASGGMDHLVYVWTINDPDKRNKISDAHRLHHISGLAWLDKNTLVTTSHDSCVKQWTIKF